A region from the Streptomyces tsukubensis genome encodes:
- a CDS encoding ribokinase: protein MSLITVVGSVNRDFVLTVEDLPHPGETVLARRFVEGVGGKGANQAVAAARLGSRVRLVARVGADAAAILDALTAEGVDVEAVLPDERTTTGIAAVVVDDAGENTIVVNPGANAELGVQDLPARLVRSPGEIVLVQNEIAPEVVAAAVLRARDQGGFVVLNPAPARPAGPEVLAAVDVLVPNRGELASLLGTEPPATVDEARELLVRAALPCRAVVVTLGADGAVLKEAHSTDTMHIPAPVVDAVDTVGAGDTFCGALADALGRGTDLPAAVERAVRAASYTTTGLGAQTSMPYAAQLDAPAVTSAF from the coding sequence ATGTCGCTCATCACCGTCGTCGGTTCGGTGAACCGCGACTTCGTCCTGACCGTCGAGGACCTGCCGCACCCCGGTGAGACCGTGCTCGCGCGACGCTTCGTGGAGGGTGTCGGCGGCAAGGGTGCCAACCAGGCCGTCGCGGCCGCCCGGCTCGGATCACGGGTGCGTCTCGTCGCCCGGGTCGGTGCGGACGCGGCCGCCATCCTCGACGCGCTCACGGCCGAAGGCGTGGACGTCGAAGCCGTACTGCCGGACGAGCGGACCACGACCGGGATCGCCGCGGTCGTCGTCGACGACGCGGGCGAGAACACCATCGTCGTGAATCCGGGGGCCAACGCCGAACTCGGTGTCCAGGACCTGCCGGCCCGGCTCGTCCGGTCGCCCGGAGAGATCGTCCTCGTCCAGAACGAAATCGCGCCCGAGGTGGTCGCGGCCGCGGTCCTGCGGGCCCGGGACCAGGGCGGCTTCGTCGTCCTCAACCCGGCGCCCGCCCGGCCGGCCGGCCCGGAGGTCCTGGCCGCCGTCGACGTCCTCGTCCCCAACCGCGGCGAGCTGGCCTCGCTGCTCGGGACCGAACCGCCCGCGACCGTCGACGAGGCCCGGGAGCTGCTGGTACGCGCCGCGCTCCCGTGCCGGGCGGTCGTGGTGACGCTCGGGGCGGACGGAGCCGTACTGAAAGAGGCACACAGCACGGACACCATGCACATCCCCGCGCCCGTGGTGGACGCCGTCGACACCGTGGGTGCAGGCGACACCTTCTGCGGCGCCCTCGCGGACGCCCTCGGACGGGGTACGGACCTGCCGGCCGCGGTGGAGCGCGCCGTGCGGGCGGCCTCGTACACCACTACCGGCCTCGGCGCACAGACCTCCATGCCGTACGCGGCACAGCTCGACGCACCCGCGGTCACCTCTGCTTTCTGA
- a CDS encoding LacI family DNA-binding transcriptional regulator, whose translation MTAPRLIDVAEAAGVSRATASRVLAGTPRNVDPELARRVEQAAHRLGYQPNQSARALRTGATGTIGVVVPTLANPYFVQLADAIAQQVRAAGGTLVVTDAANDTAIEAEQIDTLLSGRVDGLFVVPVSADASGPAIRDAAARRPVVLFDRWAKESGTVAVTLDNKSAVRLLVGHLESIGRRRIALVADQASSSGAERVAAFTEAQGPDATTILLPGFSTDGGRVAARRIIEQRDRVDAVVCGADVLAVGLVSALHRSSVAVPRQIAVTGFDDTEMLKLLDPPITSIRHPLSAMAERGLTLLQSPARERAERIERFAPRLVVRASTDES comes from the coding sequence GTGACAGCGCCCCGACTCATCGACGTGGCCGAGGCCGCCGGGGTCTCCCGCGCCACGGCGTCACGTGTGCTCGCAGGCACGCCGCGGAACGTCGATCCCGAACTCGCGCGCCGCGTCGAACAGGCGGCCCACCGGCTCGGCTACCAGCCCAACCAGTCGGCACGGGCGCTTCGCACCGGCGCGACCGGCACCATCGGCGTCGTGGTCCCGACGCTGGCCAACCCGTACTTCGTCCAACTCGCCGACGCCATCGCCCAGCAGGTGCGCGCCGCGGGCGGCACGCTCGTGGTCACCGACGCGGCGAACGACACCGCCATCGAGGCCGAGCAGATCGACACCCTGCTCAGCGGCCGGGTGGACGGCCTGTTCGTCGTGCCCGTCTCGGCCGACGCGTCCGGACCCGCGATCCGCGATGCCGCCGCCCGCCGTCCCGTCGTCCTCTTCGACCGGTGGGCGAAGGAGTCCGGTACCGTCGCCGTCACGCTCGACAACAAGTCCGCGGTACGGCTTCTGGTCGGCCATCTGGAGAGCATCGGCAGGCGCCGGATCGCCCTCGTCGCCGACCAGGCGTCCTCCTCCGGTGCCGAACGGGTCGCGGCCTTCACCGAGGCGCAGGGCCCCGACGCCACCACCATCCTGCTGCCCGGCTTCAGCACCGACGGGGGACGGGTGGCGGCGCGCCGCATCATCGAACAGCGCGACCGGGTCGACGCCGTCGTCTGCGGCGCGGACGTCCTCGCCGTCGGACTCGTGAGCGCCCTGCACCGCTCCTCGGTCGCCGTGCCCCGCCAGATCGCCGTCACCGGCTTCGACGACACCGAGATGCTGAAGCTCCTCGACCCGCCCATCACCTCCATCCGCCATCCCCTGTCGGCCATGGCCGAACGCGGTCTGACGCTGCTTCAGTCCCCGGCGCGCGAAAGGGCGGAGCGGATAGAGCGGTTCGCTCCCCGGCTCGTCGTCCGCGCCTCGACCGACGAATCCTGA
- a CDS encoding sensor histidine kinase, producing MVSRLTAPASRSPFTAPGERGRGLWRALAEAFGGGLLILLVLLPEPRLGGSLPAPAVLLLGTVALTLLAVRRRYPVTSLLGTAVVLGLLPPAGLPAAVTAYTTAQHQASPRRRTTALTAAAALTVLAGAASAPYTGLGGHRFGLAVGAVLAATTLIVPALVGTANGQQIRLLGALRERAVAAEEVRRLTDSESRIHERSRIAAEMHDLVGHRLSLVSLHAGGLEMALQKESPELRDEAELVRRSARDAMRELREVLGVLGPLGRDTGPGTLTEATGTRSDIEALAEESRRGGIALRLAWDGPDLDGRPARVRRAVHRVVRESLTNVHRYAPEAHVTVAVTHTEDLVEIVVRNGRPPVTADAPTGLGTGRGLVGLRERVTLLGGALEAGPTPGGGFAVTARIPARPDPETVRADTAPDARGSGPDAYGPDIAPGTGRAAAGVHRRAVTALTAVLGLAGVGVMMVLGLVLVSSASTETDGSGLPDPPRIGMSRQEVEDLMYGDYALARAAATGREPARPAHVTSCIYPAEPDDVFVPAAGNPGTGGAAAERAVEGPGHFTITRYCFRDDTLAAIDRFTVPVMPQTQPRESP from the coding sequence ATGGTCAGCCGGTTGACGGCCCCCGCCTCCCGCAGCCCTTTCACCGCCCCCGGCGAAAGGGGCCGGGGCCTGTGGCGCGCGCTCGCCGAAGCGTTCGGCGGCGGTCTGCTGATACTCCTCGTCCTGCTGCCCGAACCACGCCTCGGCGGCTCGCTCCCGGCACCTGCCGTGCTCCTTCTCGGCACGGTCGCCCTCACCCTGCTGGCCGTCCGCCGCCGCTACCCGGTCACCAGCCTGCTGGGCACGGCAGTCGTCCTCGGGCTGCTGCCGCCCGCCGGGCTCCCCGCCGCCGTGACCGCGTACACCACCGCGCAGCACCAGGCGTCCCCGCGGCGCCGCACCACCGCCCTGACCGCTGCCGCCGCCCTGACGGTGCTGGCCGGCGCGGCCTCCGCCCCGTACACCGGGCTCGGCGGCCACCGGTTCGGGCTCGCCGTCGGTGCCGTACTCGCCGCCACCACCCTGATCGTGCCCGCCCTCGTCGGCACCGCGAACGGACAGCAGATCCGGCTGCTGGGGGCCCTGCGCGAACGGGCCGTCGCCGCGGAGGAGGTCCGCCGGCTCACGGACAGCGAATCCCGCATCCACGAACGCTCCCGGATCGCCGCCGAGATGCACGACCTCGTCGGCCACCGGCTCAGCCTGGTCTCCCTGCACGCGGGCGGCCTGGAGATGGCGCTCCAGAAGGAGTCCCCCGAACTGCGCGACGAAGCGGAACTGGTACGCCGCTCCGCCCGTGACGCGATGCGCGAACTCCGCGAAGTCCTCGGCGTCCTCGGGCCGTTGGGGCGGGACACCGGGCCCGGCACCCTGACCGAGGCGACGGGCACCCGCTCCGATATCGAGGCCCTGGCCGAGGAGTCCCGCCGGGGCGGTATCGCGCTCCGCCTCGCCTGGGACGGACCCGACCTCGACGGCCGTCCGGCCCGGGTCCGCCGCGCGGTGCACCGGGTGGTGCGCGAATCCCTGACCAATGTGCACCGGTACGCCCCCGAGGCACATGTCACCGTCGCGGTCACGCACACCGAGGACCTGGTGGAGATCGTCGTACGCAACGGGCGGCCGCCCGTGACCGCGGACGCGCCGACCGGTCTGGGCACGGGACGGGGTCTCGTCGGGCTGCGGGAGCGGGTGACGCTGCTCGGCGGCGCGCTGGAAGCGGGGCCGACGCCCGGAGGAGGCTTCGCGGTCACCGCCCGTATACCGGCCCGGCCGGACCCGGAAACCGTACGCGCCGACACCGCCCCGGACGCCCGGGGCAGCGGCCCGGACGCCTACGGCCCGGACATCGCACCCGGCACCGGCCGGGCCGCCGCCGGTGTCCACCGCAGGGCCGTGACCGCCCTCACCGCTGTCCTCGGCCTCGCGGGCGTCGGGGTGATGATGGTCCTCGGCCTGGTCCTCGTCAGCTCCGCGAGCACCGAAACCGACGGCTCCGGTCTCCCGGACCCGCCCCGGATCGGCATGTCCCGCCAGGAAGTGGAGGACCTGATGTACGGGGACTACGCGCTGGCCCGCGCGGCGGCCACGGGCCGGGAGCCGGCCCGTCCGGCACACGTGACGAGCTGTATCTATCCGGCGGAGCCGGACGACGTCTTCGTACCGGCAGCCGGGAACCCCGGCACCGGAGGGGCCGCGGCCGAGCGCGCCGTCGAGGGCCCGGGGCACTTCACGATCACCCGTTACTGTTTCCGCGACGACACATTGGCCGCGATCGACCGCTTCACCGTGCCGGTGATGCCGCAGACGCAGCCCAGGGAGTCCCCATGA
- a CDS encoding response regulator — MTEPVPAGSLPSGSLSAGPGDRPVRVLLADDEELIRYGVRLILRHADGIEVVGEAVNGEDAVRVAAETRPDVALVDIRMPVLDGLAAIEGLLALRPQPRVVMLTTFGDEENVTVALRAGAAGFLLKDEGPQELIRAVRAASAGDAVLSPGVTGTVIERMLDGDAGSPGAGRTPSPDPGTGGRLASLTGREREVLTLLGQGLANAAIGRQLGIGVGTVKSHVSAILEKTGTDSRLQAAVLAYRTGLVT, encoded by the coding sequence ATGACCGAACCCGTCCCCGCCGGGTCCCTCCCCTCCGGGTCCCTTTCCGCCGGGCCCGGCGACCGCCCCGTCCGGGTACTGCTCGCCGACGACGAGGAGCTGATCAGATACGGCGTCCGGCTGATCCTGCGCCATGCCGACGGCATCGAGGTCGTGGGCGAGGCGGTGAACGGCGAGGACGCCGTCCGGGTCGCCGCCGAGACCCGCCCCGATGTGGCGCTGGTCGACATCCGGATGCCCGTGCTCGACGGGCTCGCCGCGATCGAAGGGCTCCTGGCGCTGCGCCCGCAGCCGCGGGTCGTCATGCTCACCACCTTCGGCGACGAGGAGAACGTCACCGTCGCACTGCGGGCCGGTGCCGCCGGATTCCTCCTCAAGGACGAGGGGCCGCAGGAGCTGATCCGCGCGGTGCGGGCCGCGTCCGCGGGCGACGCGGTCCTCTCGCCCGGTGTGACCGGCACCGTCATCGAGCGCATGCTCGACGGCGACGCCGGTTCGCCGGGGGCCGGGCGGACGCCGTCCCCCGACCCGGGCACCGGCGGGCGGCTGGCGTCGCTCACCGGACGGGAACGCGAAGTCCTGACACTGCTCGGGCAGGGCCTTGCGAATGCGGCGATCGGCCGGCAGCTGGGCATCGGTGTGGGCACGGTGAAGTCCCACGTCAGCGCGATCCTGGAGAAGACGGGCACGGACAGCCGGCTCCAGGCGGCGGTACTGGCCTACCGGACGGGGCTGGTGACCTGA
- a CDS encoding ABC transporter ATP-binding protein, with amino-acid sequence MPIRTAASPPAHRPVASAAGATGLTKVYGEGETRVVALDSVSVEFGRGRFTAIMGPSGSGKSTLMHCVAGLDSVSAGSARIGDTELSTLNDRQLTRVRRDSVGFVFQAFNLLPTLTALENITLPMAVAGRRPDRQWLDLVVAKVGLSGRLGHRPAQLSGGQQQRVAVARALVSQPEIVFADEPTGNLDSRAGAEVLGFLRDSVRDLGQSVVMVTHDPVAASYADRVVFLADGRITDELLNPTAERVLDQMVHFGA; translated from the coding sequence ATGCCGATCCGGACAGCCGCGTCCCCGCCCGCCCACCGTCCGGTGGCCTCCGCCGCCGGGGCCACCGGGCTCACCAAGGTGTACGGCGAGGGCGAGACCAGGGTCGTCGCCCTGGACTCGGTCTCGGTGGAGTTCGGGCGCGGCCGGTTCACCGCCATCATGGGCCCCTCGGGCTCCGGCAAATCGACCCTGATGCACTGCGTGGCCGGCCTGGACTCGGTCTCGGCGGGCTCCGCGCGCATCGGTGACACCGAACTGTCCACGCTGAACGATCGGCAGCTCACCCGGGTACGGCGGGACAGCGTCGGCTTCGTCTTCCAGGCGTTCAATCTGCTGCCCACACTGACGGCGCTGGAGAACATCACCCTGCCGATGGCCGTCGCGGGCCGCCGACCGGACCGGCAGTGGCTGGACCTGGTCGTGGCGAAGGTCGGCCTCTCCGGACGCCTCGGCCACCGCCCCGCCCAGCTCTCCGGCGGACAGCAGCAGCGCGTCGCCGTGGCCCGCGCCCTGGTCTCCCAGCCGGAGATCGTCTTCGCCGACGAGCCCACCGGCAATCTGGACTCCCGCGCCGGAGCGGAGGTCCTCGGCTTCCTTCGCGATTCGGTACGGGACCTGGGCCAGAGCGTCGTGATGGTCACCCACGATCCGGTGGCGGCCTCCTACGCGGACCGCGTGGTCTTCCTCGCCGACGGCCGGATCACGGACGAACTGCTCAACCCGACCGCCGAACGCGTCCTCGACCAGATGGTGCACTTCGGCGCCTGA
- a CDS encoding ABC transporter permease: protein MLRTVLRNVLAHRARLGMTALAVMLGVAFVSGTLVFGDTVAQALRGAAARNLDDVAVSVQAESVPAPDGTAGNGRSTALTDGLAARVRAVPGVLSVRSVVNGTATLAAEDGRPLNADNSWQNLATNYIPDTRPGGRDSRFPLEAGRGPAAPGEIALDRRTAEKAGYGIGDTVRFAVDGPTLTAKLVGTVRTDDPRVTAGGTLALFDTPTAQELFLHRGRFDELAVASAPGTDNEELTRTVAELLPADTLTVTSGARLADEQAKQIAENTKGLTRMLLAFAGIALFVGTFLIANTFTMLIAQRSRETALLRAVGASRHQVVRAVLVEAALLGLVSSAAGFALGLGIAGGLGPFLNASGAGLPDGPLVISTGAWGWSLAVGVGATVLSAWLPARKAARVAPVEALSTVDQAPPKPGMLLRNTFGGLIGGTGVLTMLYVSTQTDGVDSNLLIAAVGTVLTLTGVIVLAPLLSRPLVLLVGVFAARPFGAVGMLARENALRNPRRTAATASALMIGLALITALNVAGGSTEAALRDAAVRGLTADYKVSYAGSGGIDPALAARVAKVPGVGGTVPVASAGLEVRGEWSTLTGADPQRLGTVYDLSFRSGSLADLGPDKVALSDELARRTGLSTGAAFTATVGYGTDLQKKTLTVAGVYRHTRAVGDALGTMGDVLPHTGDGKLDAVLVKTAPGHGTSGLDQHIRSSLGNSPLLQVQNRKELIAAEAGIVDEMLGMMYGLLGMTVVIGALGVVNTLAMSVFERTREIGLLRAIGLDRRGVRRMVSLESVVISVFGAVLGIATGTFLAWTCGSLTETALPTYETVLPWAHLALFLLLGPAVGVLASIWPARRATRLNMLRSINGR from the coding sequence ATGCTCCGTACCGTCCTGCGCAATGTCCTCGCGCACCGAGCCCGACTGGGCATGACCGCCCTCGCGGTGATGCTCGGCGTCGCCTTCGTCTCCGGCACGCTCGTCTTCGGTGACACCGTCGCCCAGGCACTGCGCGGGGCCGCCGCCAGGAACCTCGACGACGTCGCCGTATCCGTACAGGCCGAATCCGTGCCCGCCCCGGACGGTACGGCGGGCAACGGCCGTTCCACCGCGCTGACCGACGGCCTCGCCGCCCGGGTCCGCGCCGTCCCCGGTGTCCTCTCGGTACGTTCCGTCGTCAACGGCACCGCGACCCTGGCGGCCGAGGACGGCCGGCCGCTGAACGCCGACAACAGTTGGCAGAACCTGGCGACCAACTACATACCGGACACCCGGCCCGGCGGCCGGGACAGCCGCTTCCCCCTCGAAGCGGGCCGCGGACCGGCCGCACCCGGCGAGATCGCCCTCGACCGCCGTACCGCCGAGAAAGCCGGCTACGGCATCGGAGACACCGTGCGCTTCGCCGTCGACGGCCCCACCCTCACCGCGAAGCTGGTCGGCACGGTCCGCACCGACGACCCGCGCGTGACCGCCGGCGGCACCCTCGCACTCTTCGACACCCCGACCGCGCAAGAGCTCTTCCTGCACCGGGGCCGGTTCGACGAACTGGCCGTCGCCTCGGCACCCGGTACCGACAACGAGGAACTCACCAGGACCGTCGCCGAACTGCTGCCCGCCGACACCCTCACGGTGACCAGCGGCGCCCGGCTCGCGGACGAGCAGGCGAAGCAGATCGCGGAGAACACCAAGGGGCTCACCCGCATGCTCCTGGCCTTCGCCGGGATCGCCCTGTTCGTCGGCACCTTCCTCATCGCCAACACCTTCACCATGCTGATCGCCCAGCGCAGCCGGGAGACCGCGCTGCTGCGCGCCGTGGGAGCCTCACGCCACCAGGTGGTCCGCGCGGTCCTCGTCGAAGCCGCCCTTCTCGGACTCGTCTCGTCGGCCGCCGGATTCGCCCTCGGTCTGGGGATCGCCGGCGGACTGGGCCCCTTCCTCAATGCGAGCGGAGCGGGCCTTCCCGACGGCCCCCTGGTGATCTCCACGGGCGCCTGGGGCTGGTCCCTCGCGGTCGGTGTCGGCGCCACGGTCCTCTCCGCCTGGCTGCCCGCCCGCAAGGCGGCACGGGTCGCCCCGGTCGAAGCGCTGAGCACCGTCGACCAGGCGCCTCCGAAGCCCGGCATGCTGCTCCGCAACACCTTCGGGGGGCTGATCGGCGGTACGGGAGTCCTCACCATGCTGTACGTCTCCACCCAGACCGACGGTGTCGACAGCAACCTCCTGATCGCCGCGGTGGGCACGGTGCTCACGCTGACCGGTGTGATCGTGCTGGCACCACTGCTGTCCCGGCCGCTGGTCCTGCTCGTCGGTGTGTTCGCCGCCCGGCCGTTCGGCGCCGTCGGCATGCTCGCCAGGGAGAACGCGCTGCGCAATCCGCGCCGTACCGCGGCCACCGCCTCGGCGCTGATGATCGGACTCGCCCTGATCACCGCCCTGAACGTGGCCGGCGGCTCCACGGAGGCGGCCCTCAGGGACGCGGCCGTACGCGGACTGACCGCGGACTACAAGGTGTCGTACGCCGGATCCGGCGGCATCGACCCCGCACTCGCCGCACGGGTCGCGAAGGTGCCCGGCGTCGGCGGCACCGTGCCCGTCGCCTCCGCCGGTCTCGAAGTGCGCGGCGAGTGGAGCACCCTGACCGGCGCCGACCCGCAGCGGCTCGGCACGGTGTACGACCTGAGCTTCCGCAGCGGCTCCCTCGCGGACCTCGGCCCCGACAAGGTCGCGCTCTCCGACGAACTGGCCCGGCGGACCGGCCTGTCCACGGGCGCCGCTTTCACCGCCACCGTGGGCTACGGCACCGATCTGCAGAAGAAAACGCTGACCGTCGCCGGTGTCTACCGGCACACCCGGGCCGTCGGAGACGCCCTGGGCACCATGGGCGACGTCCTTCCGCATACCGGGGACGGGAAACTCGACGCCGTACTGGTCAAAACGGCACCCGGCCACGGCACGAGCGGTCTCGACCAGCACATTCGCAGCTCCCTCGGCAACAGCCCCCTCCTCCAGGTGCAGAACCGGAAGGAGCTGATCGCAGCGGAGGCCGGCATCGTCGACGAGATGCTCGGCATGATGTACGGGCTGCTCGGCATGACCGTCGTCATCGGAGCCCTCGGAGTCGTCAACACCCTCGCCATGTCGGTCTTCGAACGGACCAGGGAGATCGGGCTGCTGCGCGCGATCGGCCTCGACCGCCGGGGCGTGCGGCGGATGGTCAGCCTGGAGTCGGTGGTGATCTCGGTGTTCGGCGCGGTCCTGGGCATCGCCACCGGAACCTTCCTCGCCTGGACCTGCGGCAGCCTCACGGAAACCGCGCTCCCGACCTACGAGACGGTACTGCCGTGGGCCCACCTCGCCCTGTTCCTGCTGCTCGGCCCGGCGGTCGGCGTCCTGGCGTCGATCTGGCCGGCCCGCCGGGCGACCCGATTGAACATGCTGCGGTCGATCAACGGCCGCTAG
- a CDS encoding alpha/beta hydrolase produces MESVTFRNKDLDIAADLYLPDGFDPSLTYPAVVSAHPIGSCKEQTSGQVYGAGLAAQGYVVLAFDASFQGASGGEPRFVEDPGLRVEDFRCAVDYLVTLGYVDEHRIGVLGICGGGGYAVTAAMTDRRFKAVGTVAAVNFGRMMREGDLSPDAAIATLDAVAAQRTAEARGADPVVGDALPASPEKAAELGITGLDVVEATKYYRTSRGRQPNGLTRSLFSHMGPALGYDAFHLADQLLTQPLQIVVGGVPGEFGSYRDGFDLFHRARSQHKDILVVPGESHYDLYWKPEATGRALDALIPFYNKYL; encoded by the coding sequence ATGGAATCCGTGACCTTCAGGAACAAAGATCTCGATATCGCCGCAGATCTCTACCTGCCCGACGGGTTCGATCCGTCCCTGACGTACCCGGCCGTCGTCAGCGCGCACCCGATCGGCAGCTGCAAGGAGCAGACCTCGGGCCAGGTCTACGGCGCCGGTCTCGCCGCCCAGGGGTACGTCGTCCTCGCCTTCGACGCCTCCTTCCAGGGCGCCAGCGGCGGAGAGCCGCGTTTTGTCGAGGACCCGGGGCTGCGGGTGGAGGACTTCCGCTGCGCGGTGGACTATCTGGTGACCCTTGGGTACGTCGACGAGCACCGTATCGGTGTGCTGGGCATCTGCGGGGGCGGCGGCTACGCCGTCACGGCGGCGATGACCGACCGCCGCTTCAAGGCCGTCGGCACGGTCGCGGCCGTCAACTTCGGCCGCATGATGCGCGAGGGCGATCTGTCGCCCGACGCCGCCATCGCCACCCTCGACGCCGTCGCCGCGCAGCGGACCGCCGAAGCGCGCGGAGCCGACCCGGTGGTCGGCGACGCCCTGCCCGCCTCGCCCGAGAAGGCCGCGGAGCTGGGCATCACCGGCCTCGACGTGGTCGAGGCCACCAAGTACTACCGCACCTCCCGCGGCCGGCAGCCGAACGGGCTCACCCGCTCCCTGTTCTCCCATATGGGGCCCGCGCTCGGCTACGACGCCTTCCACCTGGCCGATCAGCTGCTCACCCAGCCCCTCCAGATCGTCGTCGGCGGTGTCCCCGGCGAATTCGGCTCCTACCGCGACGGGTTCGACCTCTTCCACCGCGCCCGCTCCCAGCACAAGGACATCCTCGTCGTCCCCGGCGAGTCCCACTACGACCTCTACTGGAAGCCCGAGGCGACCGGGCGCGCGCTCGACGCCCTGATCCCCTTCTACAACAAGTACCTCTGA
- a CDS encoding MmyB family transcriptional regulator yields MTSRDRGRSNDLGAFLRARRAEVTPEQVGLPAVGHPRRVAGLRREEVALLAAISTEYYTRLEQGRLSGASAAVLAALAAALRLDDAQTSYLHRLAGRTAAPARDRSVERTAPRVPDRTRLLLDNLRDTPAMVLDPTMSVLAWNTLAAALYGDFSALAPAERNLMRLAFLDPLMRDLYTDWEDSARACVAYVRMDAATETAGPELQALVGELSARDADFRRWWAAHDVAHKTFGTKRYHHPVAGDLTLDWQILALPDPRQFLMVLTAPTGTPSHRALRLLASRASDRPEPDPGHLASGPSDTL; encoded by the coding sequence ATGACCAGCAGGGACCGCGGCCGCAGCAACGACCTGGGTGCGTTTCTGCGGGCCCGGCGCGCAGAGGTCACGCCGGAACAGGTCGGACTGCCCGCCGTCGGGCACCCGCGCCGGGTGGCGGGCCTGCGCCGCGAAGAGGTCGCCCTGCTGGCCGCGATCAGCACCGAGTACTACACCCGACTGGAACAGGGCCGGCTGTCCGGCGCCTCCGCCGCCGTTCTGGCAGCCCTGGCCGCCGCCCTGCGCCTGGACGATGCACAGACCAGCTACCTCCACCGCCTCGCCGGCAGGACCGCCGCCCCGGCCCGGGACCGTTCCGTAGAACGCACTGCGCCCCGGGTCCCCGACCGGACCCGGCTCCTGCTGGACAACCTCCGTGACACCCCGGCCATGGTCCTGGACCCCACCATGTCCGTACTGGCCTGGAACACCCTCGCCGCCGCCCTCTACGGCGACTTCTCCGCCCTGGCACCGGCCGAGCGGAACCTGATGCGCCTGGCCTTCCTCGATCCCCTCATGCGCGACCTGTACACGGACTGGGAGGACAGCGCACGCGCCTGCGTCGCCTATGTCCGTATGGACGCGGCCACGGAGACTGCCGGTCCCGAACTCCAGGCCCTGGTCGGTGAACTCTCCGCCCGCGACGCCGACTTCCGCCGCTGGTGGGCCGCCCATGACGTCGCCCACAAGACCTTCGGCACCAAGCGCTACCACCACCCCGTCGCGGGCGACCTCACCCTGGACTGGCAGATCCTCGCCCTCCCCGACCCGCGGCAGTTCCTGATGGTCCTCACCGCCCCCACCGGCACGCCCTCCCACCGGGCGCTGCGTCTCCTTGCCTCCCGGGCGTCCGACCGGCCGGAACCCGACCCCGGACACCTCGCCTCCGGCCCGTCGGACACGCTGTAG